The following coding sequences lie in one Apium graveolens cultivar Ventura chromosome 1, ASM990537v1, whole genome shotgun sequence genomic window:
- the LOC141659822 gene encoding NAD(P)H-quinone oxidoreductase subunit S, chloroplastic, giving the protein MNLLSLHKSHFLGQTNLFNHTNKPFLSTQKSRSNHAVKTNAKLSISEIFGGRGLCNGEEGLQQELKKTVSQEPSSSILKTEEESRIKNIPEDGFDKELLGLTGGFPGGETGLQEFIAKNPPPKKPSPSEKLVEANKKSLTKKSKPPALPLLMPGMIAIVKNPNNPYYMYCGIVQRITDGMAGVLFEGGNWDRLITFKLDELERREKGPPMVSCRSVILESMVEQDA; this is encoded by the coding sequence ATGAATCTCTTGAGCCTTCACAAGTCTCATTTTCTAGGCCAAACCAATCTTTTCAATCATACCAACAAACCATTTCTCAGCACTCAAAAATCAAGATCAAACCATGCAGTAAAAACCAATGCAAAGCTCAGCATTTCCGAAATTTTCGGAGGCAGAGGCCTCTGCAATGGTGAGGAAGGTCTGCAACAAGAACTAAAAAAGACAGTGTCACAAGAACCATCATCATCAATCTTGAAAACTGAAGAAGAGTCAAGAATCAAAAACATCCCGGAAGACGGATTCGACAAGGAGTTACTTGGCCTTACTGGTGGATTTCCAGGTGGTGAAACAGGTTTGCAGGAATTTATTGCAAAGAATCCACCACCTAAAAAACCATCTCCCTCTGAGAAACTAGTTGAAGCCAATAAGAAGAGCTTGACTAAGAAGTCGAAACCGCCTGCTTTACCATTGTTGATGCCTGGTATGATTGCCATTGTCAAGAATCCAAACAATCCATATTATATGTACTGTGGCATTGTGCAGAGAATTACTGATGGCATGGCTGGAGTGCTGTTTGAAGGAGGGAACTGGGATAGATTGATTACTTTTAAGCTCGACGAGCTTGAACGTCGTGAGAAAGGACCTCCAATGGTTAGTTGTAGGTCTGTTATACTGGAATCAATGGTAGAACAGGATGCCTAG
- the LOC141718969 gene encoding long chain acyl-CoA synthetase 5-like, whose protein sequence is MQIAMPERKFIIEVEAAKAAEDGKPSMGPVYRSVFAKDGFPPPIPGLESCWDIFRMSVEKNPNNRMLGHREMVNGKHGSYVWLTYKQVYDIVMKVGNAIRSCGVQERGKCGIYGANCEEWIISMEACNAHGLYCVPLYDTLGANAVEYVMCHAEVTIVFVEEKKIPEVFKTLPKTKEYLKTIVSFGKVTTEQKEEVQKLGLAIYSWDEFLSLGEGKNFELPVNKKTDVCTIMYTSGTTGEPKGVMISNNSIVTLIAGVKRFLASFNETLNEKDVYISYLPLAHIFDRAIEECMIMHGASIGFWRGDVKLLLEDIGVLKPTIFCAVPRVLDRIYSGLTQKIATGGLLRSTLFKVAYSYKLRGMNGGNKHDEAAPLCDKVVFNKVKQALGGRVRLILSGAAPLATHIEAYLRVVACCYVLQGYGLTETCAGTFVSLPNEQDMLGTVGPPLPNVDARLESVPEMGYDALSSTPRGEICVRGATVFSGYYKREDLTKEVLIDDWFHTGDIGEWQPNGAMKVIDRKKNIFKLAQGEYVAVENLENIYSLVSDIESIWIYGNSFESFLVAVANPKPQAIERWAKENGVSGDTNTLCENPKVKDYILQQLSKLGKEKQLKGFELIKDIHLDPVPFDMDRDLITPTYKKKRPQLLKYYQDKIDKMYKK, encoded by the exons ATGCAAATTGCAATGCCGGAGAGGAAATTTATAATAGAGGTGGAGGCAGCGAAAGCAGCGGAGGATGGAAAGCCATCAATGGGGCCAGTTTATCGTAGTGTTTTCGCTAAGGATGGCTTTCCACCTCCGATTCCAGGTTTAGAAAGCTGTTGGGACATTTTCCG TATGTCCGTTGAAAAGAATCCTAATAATCGAATGCTTGGTCACCGGGAGATGGTAAATGGGAAG CATGGAAGTTACGTGTGGCTGACTTACAAACAAGTGTACGACATTGTGATGAAAGTTGGGAATGCTATCCGCAGTTGTGGAGTTCAGGAA CGAGGAAAATGTGGCATTTATGGTGCCAATTGCGAAGAGTGGATTATAAGCATGGAG GCATGCAATGCTCATGGGCTCTATTGTGTACCTTTGTATGACACCTTAG GTGCTAATGCTGTCGAATATGTGATGTGTCATGCTGAGGTTACAATTGTGTTTGTAGAGGAGAAGAAGATTCCCGAG GTGTTCAAAACTTTGCCCAAGACGAAAGAGTATTTAAAAA CAATTGTTAGCTTCGGAAAAGTTACTACTGAGCAAAAGGAAGAAGTTCAAAAATTAGGTCTGGCAATATATTCCTGGGATGAATTCTTGTCGCTG GGTGAGGGCAAAAACTTTGAGCTTCCAGTTAATAAGAAAACTGATGTTTGCACAATAATGTACACAAGTGGAACTACTGGTGAACCAAAGGGTGTAATGATTTCAAACAATAGCATTGTTACTTTGATAGCTGGGGTTAAACGCTTTCTAGCAAGTTTTAATGAAACA CTAAATGAGAAGGATGTATATATTTCGTACCTCCCTTTGGCACATATCTTTGATCGGGCAATTGAAGAGTGCATGATTATGCACGGTGCCTCCATTGGATTTTGGCGCGGG gatgtcaaactGTTACTTGAAGACATTGGAGTTTTAAAGCCCACTATTTTCTGTGCTGTTCCCCGAGTTCTGGACAGGATCTATTCAG GTTTGACGCAGAAGATTGCTACTGGCGGTCTCTTGAGGAGTACACTGTTTAAGGTTGCATATTCATA CAAATTACGAGGCATGAATGGTGGGAATAAACACGATGAGGCTGCTCCCCTTTGTGACAAAGTTGTATTTAATAAG GTTAAGCAAGCCTTGGGAGGAAGAGTGCGTCTCATTCTATCTGGGGCAGCGCCTCTTGCAACTCATATAGAAGCTTATCTAAGGGTGGTGGCATGTTGTTATGTTCTTCAAGGATATG GGCTAACGGAAACCTGTGCGGGAACATTTGTCTCATTGCCTAATGAGCAAGATATGTTGGGCACAGTGGGGCCTCCATTACCTAACGTGGATGCACGCCTGGAATCCGTTCCTGAAATGGGGTACGATGCCCTATCAAGCACTCCACGAGGAGAAATATGTGTCCGAGGGGCCACCGTGTTTTCAGGATACTATAAACGCGAAGATCTCACAAAGGAGGTTCTGATAGATGACTGGTTCCACACAG GGGATATCGGTGAGTGGCAACCTAACGGAGCCATGAAGGTAATTGACCGTAAGAAGAACATTTTCAAGCTTGCACAAGGAGAGTATGTTGCAGTCGAGAATTTGGAGAACATTTATAGTCTAGTTTCTGACATTGAATCG ATATGGATATATGGTAATAGCTTCGAGTCGTTTCTTGTTGCTGTTGCAAACCCCAAACCTCAAGCAATTGAGCGTTGGGCTAAAGAGAACGGCGTGTCTGGGGATACTAATACCCTATGTGAAAATCCAAAGGTGAAAGACTACATACTTCAACAGCTTTCGAAGCTTGGAAAAGAAAAACAG TTGAAAGGATTTGAACTAATTAAGGATATTCACCTCGATCCTGTTCCATTTGACATGGATCGCGACCTGATTACTCCAACATACAAGAAGAAAAGGCCACAGTTGCTGAAATACTATCAG GATAAAATCGACAAAATGTACAAAAAGTGA